AGCCACCTGACTTGGTCATTCTGGTTGTGCTGCTGTGTGTTGACATTTTCTTTAACACTTTCAGTTTTGATTTAGTAGTCGGCTCAAACAGCAGCGTACACGACATGTTGTTTTGAAGTCTTGAAGTGCTGGTGTTGTCTGGCCGAGGAGTTGGGCAGCGATGGCTCCCAATGCTAATGGCGGCGGTGAGGGGCACGAGATCGTCGAGGTCGTCGGCGAGCCTGGTTCGCCATCGGGGACTATGCGGTTGATGGACTTCATCCCCGTCTACATCCCGACGGTGGAGAGGGGCGCGCTCAGCAAGAGCCGGCGCAAGCGGCGGTTCTTGGACTTCCTCCGCGCCCACCCGTCCAAGGACTGGTTCCTCCGGTCCACCTTCGTCGGCCGCCTCCGCGGCAGGAGCCAGACGTCGTCGGGGGCAGAGCCTGACTCGGAGGAAAGCGACGGAGGGCGCCGGCCGCGGAGGCGCTTCCGCGTGCCGTTCGTGCGGAAGATCAAGTGGGGCAAGCTGTGGAGCTACGCAGTGAGCTGGTGCAAGAAGCCCGAAAACTTCGCGATGCTTATCTGGCTGGCGTTCGTCGCTGCGGGCCTGCTGCTGATGTTCATGCTCATGACCGGCATGCTCAACGACGCAATCCCCGACGACGAGAAGCGCAAGAAGTGGACGGAGGTGACCAACCAGATCCTCAACGCGCTCTTCACCATCATGTGCCTGTACCAGCACCCCAAGATCTTCCACCACATCGTGCTGCTGCTCCGATGGCGCCCCGACGGCGACCGCGAGGAGATCCGGAAGGTGTACTGCAAGGACGGCGCCGCGCGCCCGCACGACCGCGCGCACATGCTCGTCGTGGTGGCGCTGCTGCACGTCACCTGCTTTGCTCAGTACTATTGCTGCGCTCTGTTCTGGAGCTATACGCGCAAGGACCGGCCGGACTGGGCGCTCAATATCGGCTACGGCTTCGGCACGGGGTGTccggtcgtcgccggcctctACGCGGCGTACAGCCCGCTGGGACGGAAGCAGTCCGACGAGCCCGACACTGAGGCGTCGTCCCGCAGAGACGTCGAGCAGGAGAATCGGGCCGAGAACGACGGCCGGGACGTGGAGATCAAGATATACAACCGTCGCGTGGTGGTGAGCAGCCCGGAATGGAGCGGCGGTCTGTTCGACTGCTGCGACGACGGGACGGTGTGCGCGCTGTCGACGACGTGCACATTCTGCGTGTTCGGGTGGAACATAGAGCGGCTCGGGTTCGGCAACATGTACGTGCACGCCTTCACCTTCATCCTGCTCTGCGTGGCGCCGTTCCTCATCTTCAGCGTGACGGCGCTCAACGTCCACGACGACGACATCCGCGACACAGTGGTCGCCGCGGGCGTGCTCCTGGGCTTCTGCGGGTTCCTGTACGGCGGGTTCTGGCGCGCGCAGATGCGGAAGAGGTACAAGCTCCCCGGCGGGcgcgggtggtggtggtgcggcAGCGCGGCGGTGGGCGACTGCGCCAAGTGGCTCTT
The nucleotide sequence above comes from Phragmites australis chromosome 4, lpPhrAust1.1, whole genome shotgun sequence. Encoded proteins:
- the LOC133916288 gene encoding uncharacterized protein LOC133916288; translated protein: MAPNANGGGEGHEIVEVVGEPGSPSGTMRLMDFIPVYIPTVERGALSKSRRKRRFLDFLRAHPSKDWFLRSTFVGRLRGRSQTSSGAEPDSEESDGGRRPRRRFRVPFVRKIKWGKLWSYAVSWCKKPENFAMLIWLAFVAAGLLLMFMLMTGMLNDAIPDDEKRKKWTEVTNQILNALFTIMCLYQHPKIFHHIVLLLRWRPDGDREEIRKVYCKDGAARPHDRAHMLVVVALLHVTCFAQYYCCALFWSYTRKDRPDWALNIGYGFGTGCPVVAGLYAAYSPLGRKQSDEPDTEASSRRDVEQENRAENDGRDVEIKIYNRRVVVSSPEWSGGLFDCCDDGTVCALSTTCTFCVFGWNIERLGFGNMYVHAFTFILLCVAPFLIFSVTALNVHDDDIRDTVVAAGVLLGFCGFLYGGFWRAQMRKRYKLPGGRGWWWCGSAAVGDCAKWLFCWSCALAQEVRTANFYDVEDDRFVAVLGARNGEGRPVLLPLPREASTVHTRSLSCPPEIDAVSGAGTSSMGVEMARGMERSATYHAMRPPLPPLIQMDQEE